In the Polyangiaceae bacterium genome, one interval contains:
- a CDS encoding zinc-ribbon domain-containing protein — protein sequence MDVRCGRCGTEYEFDDALVSERGTTVKCTNCGHQFKVRPPDVGAGAPERWVVRTATGRELVYTSLRELQRGIAQRQVGPEDLLSRGNQPPRPLGSIAELEPFFISRAVPAVAGAQNRTLAGVAPPANAINSAKPLAQTMPLEPRETEPKTRPSPQRAASQPTPPVDQADQEPPTLPRTVKPVSPQAAPPQTPAQDPMLTPTPSAVRGALASFSDMPADGAPSVPHTRRATSRWIIGVVLLGTLVLLAVTVGRRYLERFTSKDSNAAQAADARVQEFLTRADALLQESDFEGAREQLDKASALAERDPAVLAALVHLEALRADALWLRLRLLDPKDERLVKATHRQLGSRVGRAEQALERAQASAADQAAVQRAQVDVLRLAGKLDQARAKIGPIASAASEPENAYVLAALDLAEASPTWTSVLERLRTAAAAERGMGRARAALVYALVRSGNVDAAATEMDKAGERGEAHPLFDDLKAFVARHKKAVGDASADAQAEVATVDPTSLPVLDTSTSDEPDVPAGDFRGQLRQAASAVKSNDLDRAERLYQAVLAKDPGNTEALSGLGDVARLRRDPAAAEKMYEKVLEKNPTYLPALIAQADAKWDSGDRKGALVIYRRVLEQAGASTSYGKRAAQRISQGAGGDEISGPSTSPSPAPAPAPAPEPSPAPEPSTPDDKPHIDTSDLPGFEK from the coding sequence ATGGACGTCCGCTGTGGTCGCTGCGGCACCGAGTACGAGTTCGACGATGCCCTCGTTTCCGAGCGGGGGACGACGGTCAAGTGCACGAACTGTGGTCACCAGTTCAAGGTGCGCCCGCCCGACGTGGGTGCAGGCGCGCCCGAGCGCTGGGTGGTGCGCACGGCGACGGGGCGCGAGCTGGTCTACACGTCCCTGCGTGAGTTGCAGCGTGGCATCGCCCAACGTCAGGTAGGCCCCGAGGACTTGCTGTCGCGCGGCAATCAGCCGCCGCGGCCCTTGGGCAGCATCGCCGAGCTGGAGCCCTTCTTCATCTCGCGCGCGGTGCCGGCGGTCGCGGGCGCTCAGAATCGGACCCTGGCGGGCGTTGCGCCTCCAGCCAACGCGATCAATTCGGCCAAGCCTCTAGCGCAAACCATGCCGCTGGAGCCTCGCGAGACGGAGCCCAAGACGCGGCCGTCGCCTCAGCGCGCTGCGTCGCAGCCGACGCCTCCCGTCGATCAAGCCGATCAGGAACCGCCCACGCTGCCGCGCACGGTGAAGCCCGTCTCGCCGCAGGCCGCTCCGCCCCAGACGCCGGCGCAGGATCCGATGCTGACTCCCACCCCGAGCGCGGTGCGCGGCGCCTTGGCGTCCTTCTCGGACATGCCGGCTGATGGAGCGCCGAGCGTCCCTCACACTCGGCGCGCGACGTCGCGTTGGATCATCGGCGTGGTGTTGCTCGGCACTCTCGTCCTTTTGGCGGTCACGGTGGGACGCCGCTACCTGGAGCGCTTCACCTCGAAGGACTCCAACGCCGCACAAGCGGCGGACGCGCGGGTTCAGGAGTTTTTGACGCGTGCCGACGCCCTGCTGCAGGAGTCGGACTTCGAAGGCGCACGCGAACAGCTCGACAAAGCATCGGCCCTGGCCGAGCGCGACCCCGCGGTCCTGGCTGCCTTGGTGCACCTCGAGGCGCTGCGCGCGGACGCCCTCTGGCTTCGGCTGCGATTGCTCGATCCGAAGGATGAGCGGCTCGTCAAAGCGACGCATCGCCAGTTGGGGTCGCGCGTGGGGCGGGCGGAGCAAGCCCTCGAACGCGCGCAGGCCAGCGCAGCGGACCAAGCTGCAGTGCAGCGTGCCCAGGTGGACGTGCTCCGCCTCGCGGGCAAATTGGATCAAGCACGCGCCAAGATCGGGCCGATTGCTTCCGCCGCGAGCGAGCCCGAGAACGCCTACGTGCTCGCTGCTTTGGATTTGGCAGAGGCGTCACCGACTTGGACGTCGGTGCTCGAGCGCTTGCGCACCGCTGCGGCTGCCGAGCGCGGAATGGGACGGGCGCGCGCAGCGCTGGTCTACGCCCTCGTGCGCTCCGGCAACGTCGACGCCGCCGCGACCGAGATGGACAAGGCTGGCGAGCGTGGAGAAGCCCACCCCCTGTTCGACGATCTCAAAGCGTTCGTGGCCCGTCACAAGAAGGCCGTGGGGGACGCGAGTGCGGACGCGCAAGCTGAGGTGGCGACCGTCGACCCCACCTCCTTGCCGGTGCTGGACACCAGCACCAGTGACGAACCAGACGTGCCGGCGGGAGACTTCCGTGGTCAGCTGCGTCAAGCAGCGAGCGCTGTGAAGAGCAACGATCTGGATCGTGCGGAGCGGCTCTATCAGGCCGTGCTGGCCAAGGACCCGGGCAACACCGAAGCGCTGTCTGGTTTGGGCGACGTCGCGCGACTGCGTCGAGATCCGGCGGCCGCCGAAAAGATGTACGAGAAGGTGCTCGAAAAGAACCCTACCTACCTGCCGGCCTTGATCGCCCAGGCCGACGCGAAATGGGACAGCGGCGATCGCAAAGGGGCGTTGGTGATCTACCGTCGCGTGTTGGAGCAGGCCGGCGCGAGCACTAGCTACGGCAAACGCGCGGCACAGCGCATCTCCCAGGGCGCTGGAGGCGACGAGATCTCCGGTCCGTCCACGAGCCCATCGCCTGCTCCCGCACCTGCACCCGCGCCCGAGCCTTCGCCCGCGCCCGAACCTTCCACCCCTGACGACAAGCCGCACATCGACACGTCGGACTTGCCCGGGTTCGAAAAGTGA
- a CDS encoding pirin family protein: MVSSLTRRQIVLAGAAAPLGWLTGCREDAASSSAPAPVVRTREATVVLPSRATMDGAGVRLRRALGHVALDMLDPFLLLDEFRSDSADDYIRGFPDHPHRGFETVTYMLQGAMEHRDSMGNHGRLGPGSIQWMTAGRGIIHSEMPKQVSGLMWGYQLWVNLPARLKMTQPRYQDIVPQAVPEVDGGQARVRVLAGEFGGTRGPVRDIYTEPLMLDVELRSGAVFSHALPADHNAFVYSVSGNARVGARGTSVARGEIAVLGGGDDVQLAADSEPSRVLLLAGRPLREPVVRRGPFVMNTEAELQRAFDDYRSGRLVQG; this comes from the coding sequence ATGGTATCGAGTCTCACCCGGCGCCAGATCGTACTAGCGGGCGCGGCCGCACCCCTTGGCTGGCTGACGGGATGCCGGGAAGACGCAGCGTCGAGCTCTGCCCCCGCACCGGTCGTGCGCACTCGGGAAGCCACCGTGGTCCTGCCGTCGCGCGCCACCATGGATGGAGCGGGCGTGCGCTTGCGCCGCGCTCTGGGTCACGTGGCGCTCGACATGCTCGATCCCTTCCTGCTGCTGGACGAGTTCCGGAGCGACAGCGCCGACGACTACATCCGAGGCTTTCCCGATCATCCCCACCGTGGCTTCGAAACCGTGACCTACATGCTCCAGGGCGCGATGGAGCATCGCGACAGCATGGGCAATCATGGCCGCCTGGGGCCTGGCAGCATCCAGTGGATGACGGCGGGTCGAGGGATCATCCACTCCGAGATGCCCAAACAAGTCAGTGGCCTGATGTGGGGCTATCAGTTGTGGGTGAACCTTCCCGCACGCCTGAAGATGACCCAGCCGCGCTACCAGGACATCGTGCCCCAAGCGGTGCCGGAGGTAGACGGAGGGCAAGCGCGCGTCCGCGTGTTGGCAGGGGAGTTCGGCGGTACTCGTGGTCCCGTGCGTGACATCTACACTGAGCCGTTGATGCTCGACGTCGAGCTCCGCTCCGGGGCCGTGTTCAGTCACGCCTTGCCCGCGGATCACAACGCCTTCGTCTACAGCGTCTCGGGCAACGCGCGGGTCGGCGCGCGAGGAACGAGCGTGGCGCGCGGCGAGATCGCCGTGCTGGGCGGAGGAGACGACGTGCAGCTCGCCGCGGACAGCGAGCCGTCACGAGTGCTGCTGTTGGCCGGTCGTCCGCTGCGCGAGCCGGTCGTTCGCCGCGGGCCCTTCGTGATGAACACCGAGGCCGAGCTGCAACGGGCCTTCGACGACTACCGCAGCGGTCGCCTGGTCCAGGGCTGA
- a CDS encoding universal stress protein — MSQLVVGVDFSHLSPLVVSTALGIAESRPEVQIHVVHVAKNLGAQVRLDLPDGERVLAPQEAAAYLADYTARALQSRGGPTAASKERVTTHLRVGTPSTEVVELAAELDADLIVVGTEGTTGVERFLLGSTAENVVRKAGCPVWVVREKGASET, encoded by the coding sequence ATGAGCCAGCTGGTAGTCGGTGTGGACTTTTCCCACCTGTCTCCCCTCGTGGTGAGCACCGCGCTCGGAATCGCGGAGAGCCGCCCCGAGGTGCAAATCCACGTGGTGCACGTTGCGAAGAACCTCGGCGCGCAGGTACGACTCGACTTGCCCGACGGGGAGCGTGTGCTCGCGCCGCAAGAAGCCGCGGCGTACCTGGCGGACTACACGGCGCGAGCACTGCAGTCGCGCGGTGGTCCGACGGCAGCGAGCAAGGAGCGTGTGACTACGCATCTGCGCGTCGGCACGCCGTCGACGGAAGTCGTGGAGCTGGCGGCCGAACTCGACGCGGACTTGATCGTGGTGGGCACGGAAGGAACGACCGGGGTCGAACGCTTCCTGCTGGGCTCCACGGCAGAAAACGTAGTGCGCAAAGCGGGCTGCCCGGTGTGGGTCGTGCGTGAGAAAGGCGCAAGCGAGACATGA
- the orn gene encoding oligoribonuclease: MSKSKRKQSPSNLAWLDLEMTGLDPQHDVILQAALIITNAKLEPLEEFVCDVWQPEAALERMTPFVREMHEKTGLLARLSKSNKDTGFTEKLLLERVAGWCQYPAVLCGNSIGQDKRFVERYMPGLAGYLSYRIVDVSSLKVLAGLWYGDAAAYQKPEEGAHDALFDIKQSIAELAHYRARLFRD; the protein is encoded by the coding sequence ATGAGCAAGTCGAAACGCAAGCAGAGTCCCAGCAACCTGGCCTGGTTGGACCTGGAAATGACGGGACTGGATCCCCAGCACGACGTCATCCTGCAAGCCGCCCTGATCATCACGAATGCCAAGCTCGAACCCTTGGAAGAGTTCGTATGCGACGTCTGGCAGCCGGAGGCGGCCTTGGAGCGCATGACGCCCTTCGTGCGCGAGATGCACGAAAAGACAGGGCTCTTGGCGCGGCTATCCAAGTCCAACAAGGACACCGGCTTCACGGAAAAGCTGCTGCTCGAGCGCGTCGCTGGTTGGTGTCAATACCCCGCGGTGCTGTGCGGGAACAGCATCGGTCAGGACAAGCGTTTCGTCGAACGCTACATGCCCGGCCTGGCGGGCTACCTGAGCTACCGAATCGTCGACGTCAGCTCCTTGAAGGTGCTCGCGGGGCTCTGGTATGGCGACGCTGCCGCCTATCAAAAGCCCGAAGAGGGGGCTCACGACGCACTCTTCGACATCAAACAAAGCATAGCGGAGCTGGCCCACTACCGAGCACGGCTGTTCCGCGACTAG
- a CDS encoding FAD-linked oxidase C-terminal domain-containing protein: MLLSREPLPELSPDQRDKLRLLLDRALGSSKVLLEREACERFGADESEAAPRIPDAVVLAKGAEDILAALQVAREAGVPITPRAGGTGRSGGAVPVAGGIVLAVEGMNQIKEIDRQEGIAVVGPGVVLGELHRAVEAEGWFYPPDPNSWETCALGGNVAENAGGPRAFKYGTTRQYVLGLEAFLIGGQRLSVGRRTVKGVTGYDVTGLLVGSEGTLAVFGDITLRLIPKPPVVMTLMALFAGVRDSVHAVARMTREGLVPRCIELLDRHTLQAMRSAGNAIEEGAGAMLLMDVDGEPAQCEAQAERVAAACEGALSVLVAQDAGQREKLWSARREMSLSVRRMARHKLAEDVVVGRQRVVELLDRVDRISEDNRIRSLTYGHAGDGNLHVNFLWDHDDELPRVDACIEALFRAVVELGGTLSGEHGIGILKAPYLGLEQSAELIALQRDLKRVFDPAGLLNPGKVFPALGHGAC, translated from the coding sequence ATGTTGCTCTCACGCGAACCGCTGCCGGAGCTCTCGCCCGATCAGCGTGACAAGCTGAGGCTGCTGCTCGACCGTGCCCTGGGCTCGAGCAAGGTGCTCTTGGAACGGGAGGCCTGCGAGCGCTTCGGGGCCGACGAGAGCGAAGCCGCGCCACGAATCCCCGATGCGGTGGTGCTCGCCAAGGGTGCCGAGGACATCTTGGCCGCGTTGCAGGTGGCGCGCGAAGCAGGCGTTCCCATCACGCCCCGCGCGGGCGGAACGGGGCGAAGCGGAGGCGCAGTGCCCGTCGCTGGCGGCATCGTCCTCGCTGTCGAGGGGATGAATCAGATCAAGGAGATCGATCGCCAAGAAGGCATTGCCGTGGTCGGGCCGGGCGTAGTCCTCGGCGAGCTGCACCGTGCCGTGGAGGCCGAAGGTTGGTTCTACCCTCCGGACCCGAACAGCTGGGAGACCTGCGCCTTGGGAGGCAACGTCGCCGAGAACGCTGGCGGGCCGCGAGCCTTCAAGTACGGCACCACCCGTCAGTACGTGCTGGGGCTGGAGGCTTTTCTGATTGGCGGGCAGCGTTTGAGCGTCGGGCGACGCACGGTCAAAGGCGTCACCGGCTACGACGTCACGGGTCTGCTCGTGGGTAGCGAAGGCACGCTGGCGGTGTTCGGGGACATCACCTTGCGTTTGATCCCCAAGCCGCCCGTGGTCATGACGTTGATGGCTCTCTTTGCTGGCGTCCGGGATTCCGTGCATGCGGTTGCGCGCATGACACGCGAGGGCTTGGTCCCGCGCTGCATCGAACTGCTGGACCGGCACACTCTGCAGGCGATGCGAAGCGCGGGGAATGCGATCGAAGAAGGTGCGGGAGCGATGCTGCTCATGGACGTCGACGGTGAACCTGCACAGTGCGAAGCTCAGGCAGAGCGCGTGGCAGCGGCGTGTGAAGGTGCGCTCAGCGTGCTCGTGGCCCAAGACGCGGGTCAGCGTGAGAAGCTGTGGAGTGCGCGCCGCGAGATGAGCCTTTCGGTACGTCGCATGGCGCGTCACAAGCTGGCCGAGGACGTGGTCGTGGGGCGCCAACGGGTGGTGGAGTTGCTCGACCGTGTCGATCGCATCAGCGAGGACAATCGCATCCGCAGTCTGACCTACGGTCACGCCGGAGATGGCAATCTGCACGTCAACTTCCTGTGGGATCACGACGACGAGTTGCCGCGTGTGGATGCCTGCATCGAAGCCCTGTTCCGCGCGGTGGTGGAACTCGGCGGCACTCTCAGTGGCGAGCACGGCATCGGAATTCTGAAGGCGCCCTACCTGGGGCTCGAGCAGTCCGCGGAACTCATCGCCCTGCAGCGCGACCTCAAGCGAGTGTTCGACCCTGCCGGGCTGCTCAATCCCGGAAAAGTGTTTCCAGCCCTGGGCCACGGTGCTTGTTGA
- a CDS encoding ClpXP protease specificity-enhancing factor SspB: MSASTQLPPKKEVVLALLESTDVFVHLDPRTDRVKVPPWFKHQPQLVLQIGLNMPVPIPDLEVDDDAVSCTLSFNRSPFFCFVPWQSVYALVGADGRAMVWPEDVPPEVAAQAEKVEKKLAARSHLRAVDAEDESDDAEAPPEPEVPIRSEARASKPPEPEPEPEPPAPVPSEDKGKKLPPYLRVVK; this comes from the coding sequence ATGTCGGCCTCTACCCAGCTGCCGCCGAAGAAAGAAGTGGTTCTGGCCCTTCTGGAGAGCACGGACGTGTTCGTTCACCTGGACCCACGCACGGACCGAGTGAAGGTCCCGCCATGGTTCAAGCACCAGCCCCAGCTCGTGCTGCAAATCGGCTTGAACATGCCGGTTCCCATTCCAGATCTGGAAGTGGACGACGACGCGGTGTCGTGCACCTTGAGCTTCAATCGTTCGCCCTTCTTCTGCTTCGTACCGTGGCAAAGCGTGTACGCCCTGGTGGGCGCCGATGGTCGCGCTATGGTTTGGCCCGAAGACGTCCCGCCCGAGGTCGCCGCCCAAGCGGAGAAGGTGGAAAAGAAGCTGGCGGCACGCAGCCACTTGCGGGCCGTCGATGCGGAAGATGAGTCGGACGACGCGGAGGCGCCCCCCGAGCCGGAAGTGCCGATTCGTTCCGAGGCGCGCGCTTCCAAGCCGCCCGAGCCCGAACCCGAGCCGGAACCCCCCGCGCCCGTGCCCAGTGAGGACAAGGGCAAGAAGCTGCCGCCGTATCTACGTGTTGTGAAGTAG
- the yhbY gene encoding ribosome assembly RNA-binding protein YhbY, with protein MARRPPTLTGKQRSHLRALAHALKPIVQIGQKGLTAGVTQELSAALETHELVKVKLDSDRAREAEELLIALERDAECHVVQHIGRTFVVYRMRERDPTIVLPARRRPRAGRSGED; from the coding sequence GTGGCTCGGCGTCCCCCCACCCTCACCGGCAAGCAGCGCAGTCATTTGCGTGCCCTGGCCCATGCCCTCAAGCCCATCGTGCAGATCGGCCAGAAGGGATTGACCGCGGGTGTGACCCAGGAGCTCAGCGCGGCACTGGAAACCCACGAGCTGGTCAAGGTCAAGCTGGACTCGGATCGCGCTCGGGAGGCGGAGGAGCTGCTCATCGCGCTGGAACGGGACGCCGAGTGCCACGTCGTGCAGCACATCGGCCGAACCTTCGTCGTCTACCGCATGCGCGAGCGCGACCCCACCATCGTGCTGCCGGCGCGTCGGCGGCCTCGTGCCGGCCGAAGCGGCGAAGACTAG
- the sppA gene encoding signal peptide peptidase SppA, protein MKRWLATCVALTFALACEGRPRSGPVAKGKHSSAFLNLSSAKVVEFDLSRGVPEGAGGGGLFPTPASRTFVGLVSAMKRTLRDQDAKAVYVRLGGGALGMATSEEIGRLLRSVRDAGKPVVCHAHGLNNATAMLALTSCDRLWLSPAGEVETIGLAGQVLYFKGALDKFKVRADFVRAGRYKSAVESFTEEGPSEDSRASVTGVLRSIRRAWLDTTKKTPRKIADLEKNMELGPWSAQEAKRRGFVDELGYESDALADAKTRAGAERVSTSFGSSSEPKEGPDFGEILRSLSGADEGAGRPHVAVVVAEGSIAMQGGGLFGGGITAGAMEKILRRLKRSDAVKAVVLRIDSPGGSALASDVIWHELMELKKDKPLIVSVGGMAASGGYYMACPADRIFAENSSIVGSIGVFGGKIALGEAMAEYGVTSATFPASDNPDAQTRATYLSGVTRWDDKTRDRVQQNVLDIYALFLERVAAGRGLSVAEVKKSAEGRIWSGSQGLGRKLVDEIGGLSEAIAEARKRADLDERAPVVLEGGGEGILDSLLMGENASARELRLAAMRASLAQRVAAEQLPKDWLPYLGSISPLFEGERAVTATSLALRIR, encoded by the coding sequence GTGAAACGCTGGCTCGCGACCTGTGTGGCTCTGACCTTCGCCCTGGCGTGTGAAGGGCGTCCACGCTCGGGACCCGTGGCGAAGGGCAAGCACTCGAGTGCGTTCCTGAATCTCTCCAGCGCCAAGGTCGTCGAGTTCGACCTGAGCCGCGGGGTACCCGAAGGCGCAGGGGGCGGCGGCTTGTTCCCGACGCCGGCCAGTCGCACCTTCGTCGGATTGGTGTCCGCCATGAAGCGCACGCTGCGCGATCAGGACGCGAAGGCAGTGTACGTGCGCCTCGGCGGCGGCGCTTTGGGCATGGCGACCAGCGAGGAGATCGGGCGGCTGTTGCGCAGCGTGCGAGACGCAGGCAAGCCCGTCGTTTGCCACGCGCACGGCTTGAACAATGCAACGGCGATGTTGGCCCTCACCAGCTGCGATCGCCTATGGCTCAGCCCCGCGGGCGAGGTGGAGACCATCGGACTCGCGGGGCAAGTGCTCTACTTCAAGGGCGCCCTCGACAAGTTCAAGGTCCGTGCCGACTTCGTGCGCGCGGGGCGCTACAAGAGCGCGGTGGAGTCCTTCACCGAAGAGGGGCCAAGCGAAGACTCCCGAGCAAGCGTGACAGGCGTGCTGCGTTCCATTCGGCGCGCTTGGCTCGACACCACGAAGAAGACGCCGCGCAAGATCGCCGACCTCGAGAAGAACATGGAGCTCGGCCCCTGGAGCGCCCAGGAGGCAAAGCGCCGCGGCTTCGTCGACGAGTTGGGCTACGAGTCCGACGCTCTGGCGGACGCGAAGACGCGCGCCGGTGCGGAGCGCGTCAGCACTTCTTTCGGTTCGAGTTCAGAGCCCAAAGAAGGCCCGGACTTCGGCGAGATCCTGCGTTCCCTTTCCGGCGCCGACGAAGGCGCAGGCCGACCTCACGTGGCGGTCGTGGTGGCCGAGGGCTCCATCGCCATGCAGGGCGGCGGACTCTTCGGTGGTGGCATCACCGCGGGCGCGATGGAGAAGATCTTGCGACGCCTCAAGCGCAGCGACGCGGTCAAGGCCGTCGTGCTGCGCATCGACTCACCCGGCGGCTCTGCTCTCGCCAGCGACGTGATCTGGCACGAGCTGATGGAGCTCAAGAAAGACAAGCCGCTGATCGTGTCCGTGGGCGGGATGGCCGCGAGCGGCGGCTACTACATGGCGTGCCCCGCGGATCGCATCTTCGCCGAGAACAGCAGCATCGTCGGCAGTATCGGCGTCTTCGGCGGCAAGATCGCCTTGGGCGAAGCCATGGCCGAGTATGGCGTGACCAGTGCGACCTTCCCGGCCAGTGACAATCCCGACGCGCAAACGCGCGCTACCTACTTGTCGGGAGTCACCCGTTGGGATGACAAGACCCGCGACCGCGTGCAGCAGAACGTACTCGACATCTACGCGCTGTTCCTGGAGCGCGTGGCTGCGGGGCGCGGCTTGAGCGTGGCGGAAGTGAAGAAGAGTGCCGAGGGACGCATTTGGTCCGGCTCCCAGGGGCTTGGTCGCAAGCTCGTCGATGAGATCGGAGGCCTGTCCGAGGCGATTGCCGAAGCGCGGAAACGCGCGGACTTGGACGAACGCGCCCCCGTGGTGCTGGAAGGGGGCGGCGAGGGCATCTTGGACTCGCTGCTGATGGGCGAAAACGCTTCCGCGCGCGAACTGCGCTTGGCCGCGATGCGCGCGAGCTTGGCGCAGCGCGTGGCCGCGGAACAGCTACCGAAGGACTGGCTGCCTTATCTCGGCTCGATCAGCCCGCTGTTCGAAGGGGAGCGCGCCGTCACTGCGACCTCGCTTGCCCTGCGCATCCGTTGA
- a CDS encoding glycosyltransferase family protein, producing MRILYGVVGEGMGHATRSRVVLEHLARAGHRIKVVVSGRAHKFLLERLAPFQNISVEEIHGLTLRYFDNRVDRSESLFENLRSAPKGIKKNIAVYRRVAEQEFEPELVISDFESWAALYALNHFLPVISIDNMQVINRCKHDKRVIGSKGYDYALAKLAVKIKLPGAYHYLVTSFFFPPVRKKRTTLLPPILRPEILAAKREPGSHVLVYQTSAANEALIPTLKTLPHRFRVYGMGKEGVDGNVTLCAFSEQGFVDDLRTARAVIAGGGFSLMSEAVSLHVPMLSVPIEAQYEQELNARYLADLGYGAWVRRLSRDRIEDFLSKLDGYSASLEQYQRHDNRMLLDCLDELVLRRSREEDEPNVLSSPALGKYPG from the coding sequence ATGCGCATCTTGTACGGGGTAGTCGGGGAGGGAATGGGCCACGCGACGCGCAGTCGCGTGGTGCTCGAGCACCTGGCACGAGCGGGGCATCGCATCAAGGTGGTCGTGTCGGGGCGCGCTCACAAGTTCTTGCTGGAACGACTGGCTCCTTTTCAGAACATCTCCGTAGAGGAGATACACGGGCTCACGCTGCGCTACTTCGATAACCGCGTCGACCGCAGCGAGAGCCTCTTCGAGAATCTGCGCAGCGCGCCCAAGGGCATCAAGAAGAACATCGCCGTCTACCGCCGCGTGGCCGAGCAGGAGTTCGAACCAGAGCTCGTGATCAGCGACTTCGAGAGTTGGGCAGCACTCTACGCGTTGAATCATTTCTTGCCGGTGATCAGCATCGACAACATGCAGGTCATCAATCGCTGCAAACACGACAAGCGGGTCATCGGGAGCAAGGGCTACGACTACGCCCTCGCGAAACTGGCAGTGAAGATCAAGCTGCCTGGCGCCTACCACTACTTGGTGACGAGCTTCTTCTTCCCCCCTGTGCGCAAGAAGCGCACTACGCTGCTGCCGCCGATCTTGCGCCCCGAGATCTTGGCGGCCAAGCGCGAGCCGGGGTCGCACGTGCTGGTGTATCAGACCTCTGCTGCCAACGAAGCTCTGATCCCGACTTTGAAGACCTTGCCCCACCGCTTTCGCGTCTACGGCATGGGCAAGGAGGGAGTCGACGGCAACGTGACGCTGTGCGCCTTCTCCGAGCAGGGTTTCGTCGACGATTTGCGCACCGCCCGCGCGGTAATCGCGGGCGGCGGCTTTTCTTTGATGAGCGAGGCCGTGAGCTTGCACGTGCCAATGCTCAGCGTTCCCATAGAGGCCCAATACGAACAAGAGCTCAACGCTCGCTACCTGGCGGACTTGGGGTACGGCGCCTGGGTACGGCGTTTGAGCCGTGATCGCATCGAGGACTTCCTGAGCAAACTCGACGGATACAGCGCGTCCCTCGAGCAGTACCAGCGCCATGACAACCGCATGCTCCTGGACTGCTTGGACGAACTGGTCCTGCGTCGCAGCCGTGAGGAAGACGAACCCAACGTGCTGTCGTCACCCGCTCTGGGCAAGTACCCGGGCTGA